In Massilistercora timonensis, the following are encoded in one genomic region:
- a CDS encoding DUF3267 domain-containing protein: MAGERKVSETKQKILDNYEAQRSKFREEGYQEHSEVISMVKANVMVLVTSLPLVILALVIWILAGRGPVWLAGRDYLATFLVFLVTAFIHELLHGAGWCLGAKDGWKSMYIGVMWELLTPYCHCGEPLTPGKYIFGALLPGFVLGGGFYLAAFVTGSTPLLWLSMLNILGAGGDLLIVWYARKYKDGYVLDHPTECGFVIFQK, encoded by the coding sequence ATGGCAGGGGAAAGAAAGGTAAGCGAGACGAAGCAGAAGATCCTGGACAACTATGAAGCCCAGCGGAGTAAGTTCCGGGAAGAGGGCTATCAGGAGCACTCGGAAGTAATCTCAATGGTGAAAGCGAATGTGATGGTTTTGGTGACCTCACTTCCTTTGGTGATCCTGGCTCTGGTGATCTGGATCCTGGCAGGCCGGGGGCCGGTCTGGCTGGCGGGACGGGACTATCTGGCGACGTTCCTGGTCTTTCTGGTCACAGCGTTTATCCATGAACTGCTCCACGGTGCAGGCTGGTGCCTGGGGGCGAAAGACGGCTGGAAGAGCATGTATATCGGCGTGATGTGGGAATTGCTGACGCCCTACTGCCACTGCGGGGAGCCGCTGACGCCTGGCAAATATATTTTTGGAGCGCTGCTCCCGGGCTTTGTTCTGGGCGGAGGTTTTTATCTTGCGGCGTTTGTTACAGGAAGTACTCCTTTGCTGTGGCTTTCTATGCTGAACATCCTGGGTGCAGGAGGAGATCTTCTGATCGTCTGGTATGCCAGAAAATATAAAGACGGTTACGTGCTGGACCACCCCACGGAATGTGGATTTGTAATATTTCAAAAATAG
- a CDS encoding DUF5714 domain-containing protein, translating into MIRGEGACLVCGKPIRYFDKMKKMECVFCHKEFESNACCEEGHFVCDECHEKRGVEVILRECETTASRNPIEIMQKLMEDPYIYMHGPEHHIMAGAALLTAYHNCGGQIDLKEALEEMRSRGSKYPGGACGMWGCCGAAVSTGMFVSIVTKATPLTGKSWRLSNQMTARALDALAELGGPRCCKRNCFTAVKEAVGFAKENLGVEMELPEQIRCGFSAENKECLKVHCPYFQKGTGYFQSGT; encoded by the coding sequence ATGATTCGAGGAGAAGGGGCCTGCCTGGTATGTGGCAAGCCGATCCGATATTTTGATAAAATGAAGAAAATGGAGTGTGTCTTCTGCCACAAGGAGTTTGAGAGCAACGCGTGCTGTGAGGAAGGCCACTTTGTCTGTGATGAATGCCATGAGAAGCGGGGGGTGGAGGTAATCCTCCGGGAGTGCGAAACAACGGCCTCCAGGAACCCCATTGAGATCATGCAGAAATTAATGGAAGATCCTTATATCTACATGCATGGGCCGGAACATCACATCATGGCAGGAGCGGCGCTTTTGACGGCTTATCACAACTGCGGTGGGCAGATCGATCTGAAAGAAGCACTGGAGGAGATGCGTTCCCGCGGGAGCAAGTATCCGGGCGGGGCTTGTGGAATGTGGGGCTGCTGCGGCGCTGCGGTCAGCACGGGAATGTTTGTAAGTATTGTCACGAAAGCCACCCCTCTGACAGGCAAGTCCTGGAGATTGTCCAATCAGATGACGGCCCGGGCCCTGGACGCTCTGGCTGAATTGGGAGGGCCTCGCTGCTGTAAGCGGAATTGCTTTACAGCAGTGAAGGAAGCCGTAGGTTTTGCGAAAGAAAACCTTGGAGTTGAGATGGAACTGCCAGAGCAGATCCGGTGTGGATTTTCGGCGGAAAATAAGGAATGTCTGAAAGTACATTGTCCATATTTTCAAAAAGGGACAGGGTATTTTCAATCTGGGACGTAG
- the tyrS gene encoding tyrosine--tRNA ligase, with product MGIYEELQARGLIAQVTDEEEIRELVNSGKATFYIGFDPTADSLHVGHFMALCLMKRLQDAGNKPIALIGGGTGYIGDPSGRTDMRSMMTPETIQHNCECFKKQMSRFIDFSEGKALMVNNADWLLDLNYIELLREVGPHFSVNRMLTAECYKQRMEKGLSFLEFNYMIMQSYDFYMLFQKYGCNLQFGGDDQWSNMLGGTELIRRKLGKNACAMTITLLLNSEGKKMGKTQSGAVWLDPEKTSPFEFYQYWRNVADADVLKCIRMLTFLPLEEIDKMDSWEGAQLNTAKEILAYELTKLVHGEEEAKKAQEAARALFSQGAAADMPSTELVEQDLEEGKIDILTLLVRSGLVPSKSEARRAVQQGGVSADGEKVTDIHAEFTKEQFAGEGIVLKKGKKSFQRILMK from the coding sequence ATGGGAATCTATGAAGAACTGCAGGCCAGAGGCCTGATCGCGCAGGTGACGGATGAGGAGGAGATAAGAGAGCTGGTGAACAGCGGGAAGGCCACCTTTTATATCGGTTTCGACCCCACGGCAGACAGCCTGCATGTAGGACACTTTATGGCGCTGTGCCTGATGAAGCGTCTTCAGGACGCAGGCAACAAGCCTATCGCCCTTATCGGCGGGGGTACCGGGTATATTGGCGACCCCTCCGGCCGTACGGACATGCGCTCCATGATGACGCCGGAGACTATCCAGCACAACTGCGAGTGCTTCAAGAAGCAGATGAGCCGGTTCATTGATTTCTCCGAGGGGAAAGCCCTGATGGTGAACAACGCGGACTGGCTGTTGGACCTGAACTACATTGAACTGCTGCGGGAGGTGGGACCTCATTTCTCCGTCAACCGGATGCTGACGGCGGAGTGCTACAAGCAGCGGATGGAGAAGGGCTTAAGCTTCCTGGAGTTTAACTACATGATCATGCAGAGCTATGACTTCTATATGCTGTTCCAGAAATACGGCTGCAACCTTCAGTTTGGCGGCGACGACCAGTGGAGCAACATGCTGGGCGGCACGGAGCTGATCCGGCGCAAGCTGGGCAAGAACGCCTGCGCCATGACCATCACCCTGCTCCTCAACTCCGAGGGCAAGAAGATGGGCAAGACCCAGAGCGGCGCGGTATGGCTGGATCCGGAGAAGACCTCTCCCTTTGAGTTCTACCAGTACTGGAGAAATGTAGCGGACGCGGATGTGCTGAAATGTATCCGCATGCTGACCTTCCTTCCCCTGGAGGAGATCGACAAGATGGATTCCTGGGAAGGGGCCCAGCTGAACACTGCCAAGGAGATCCTGGCCTATGAGCTGACCAAGCTGGTACACGGCGAGGAAGAGGCAAAGAAAGCCCAGGAGGCGGCAAGAGCCCTGTTCTCCCAGGGGGCGGCGGCAGATATGCCATCTACCGAACTTGTGGAACAGGATCTAGAAGAAGGAAAGATCGACATCCTTACTCTTCTGGTGCGCAGCGGGCTGGTGCCTTCCAAGTCGGAGGCCCGCCGGGCAGTGCAGCAGGGAGGCGTATCCGCGGACGGCGAGAAGGTAACTGACATCCATGCGGAATTTACGAAAGAGCAGTTCGCCGGAGAGGGGATCGTGCTGAAGAAAGGCAAGAAGAGCTTCCAGAGGATCCTTATGAAATAG